The window GCAATCTCTTTTCTTCTCCCTGGAGCCTTGATGCTTGCTCCGACAACGAATATCGTGTCACCAGTTCATAAATATCTTTTTGTGCCTCAAAATTGAGAAACCACTGATTGACAATGTTGAGTAACTCTTTGGCCTTTTGTTGTAATGCCATATGAGTAGTGGTATTTTTAATTACTGATATACGATCTGTCAATTTGGAAATCTCGTAATTGATGTCATCGATCGTACCAAGAGTATTTTGAAACGTGAGTCTGCCGGAAGAATTTTTTTTGAAACACAGGACTTCCTTATCTAATTCAGCCAGGGTAGAATGGATAGAAGCTTCTAAATCACTGGGAGTGGTTTCAAAATATGGCAATGTAGAGACGACATTAAATGTGTCAGCGACAACTGTTTTTGGCGAATATCCCCCTATAAGACAGAACATAAATACAGGATAAAGACGAAAGATATAATAAAGAGAAATTTTTTTCATACTGCAGACAAAAGATAAAGATAGAATAGTTTTACAGATTGAAAATACATTCACGTTGTTACCCATCCATTTTTTTACCTCTTAGCCTCATTGAGACTTAAGAGAGCGTACTTGTCGACTCACTGATGAATAACTGAGAGGAAAGACTTGTAATGTAATACTGCAGAGAACAATTGCTGTGCCAAAGTAATTGGCATTTGGAAAAGAATATTGTAAGCTATTTTTATAAAGTAACTTACAACATTGTGCACTTCTGAAATGGCATAAATGTTTATTTTATATGATTAAGGGGTGCGTTTATTTATAGAACACCATGTTGAAATAATCATCCTTGAGTCTTTGAAAGAGAAGGCAATAATATCGCTCAAAAGCCTGATCGGGAACAAGAGAGGCAGGAACTATCATAAGGTGAACCCGAAAGACTGTGAGTATTGGTCTGGAAAAAGCGGCGTATGAATCTCGTTTTGACGCTACGTATTTTCTTTCATTTCAGACTTTGTCTCTACCGTCCACATAGTGAAGTTGGCTAGAGAGGCGCAGGTTAAAAAGTCCTGAACGATCTCTCCTTACAGGACGAAAAACTCCCTCTATTCAGTTACCCCCAGTCATTTTCCAACCATCGAGAGGAGCTTGTTCCGCGTGAAACTGTTAACGTGGGTCAAGCTTCGTCAACCCCGCATATAAATAACGTCCAGGGCACGCGGTACTGGCGGCATCGCGATGACCGCGCAACGCGAATGCCAAGGTCAGATATCCCTCGTTCATGGCCTCATTTAACAGGGCACGACCCGCGTCCAGCGATGCCGTTGTGGGTCTGCTTGTCTCATGGTTGCCCGCCCAGCAGAAAGATAGGCTCTTGCTATTGTATCCTTTCGTGGCGGCGCCTACCAGGTCCCAGCCGCGCCCCTCATATATACGACCTGAGGGCATTATGACAAAGTTATAGCCAATGTCACAAAAACCTCTATCATTCTGATGATAGCGCTGGATAGCGCGCATTTTGGCCTCTTCCGCGCTCTGCGTTGTGGGTGCACTGCCTGCAGTATGGTGAATAAAGGCATAGGCAACCGGCAGTTTCAAAGAGGTTCTACACGTTGATGATTTTGCTCCCCACTCAGAGCGTGGAATGATCTCAACACTGGTCTGTGTGGCAACCCAGTCCCAGATTGAGCCGATAAATGGGTCCACCTCTCGCTCGATCTCTACATCATATTGCTTCAGTTTGTCATTTTCTATAAAAAATTTTTCAATTTCTTCCTCTACCAACTCATCTAATACATCAAACGAATCTTCACTATCTGAGTAACGCCCAAAAGAGTTTTTATCTGATAGATATTTCATGTTTATGTCCTTTCTATGATTGTCGTTAGACTATTTTCTACATTTTGTATAGAAGTGTATAAGACCTTTTTCCTCCTCTCAATGTCAAAGTCCTTTTCATATTTCCTTTATTATTTATGGTAATTCGTCGAGAGATATCGCAACTCTGCATAAGTATACAGATAATCACGAGTCACAAAACTTTTAAATTATACGTGGGAGAGCGCAGTAATTGCCTCATGTATATCATCCTCTTTATGACGGCACGTGATTACAAATCGTATTACCCCACCATTCGGATTATCGGGTGGATTCATTTGCAGGAGGGCCCAAATTCTCTTTCTCCTTAATCGGCCCGCTACGTCCATTGCCATGTTTCCCGAGGGAAGTAGTATGCCAAGGGAAGTCCCCATCTTTCCAGCGCGTCAAACACAGCCCCCTCAACATACCGATTTTGATTCAGGCCAAGATAGCATGAGGAGAGAAAGCTTACTACCCATCGGCCATGTGTCTTGACCCGGGGGCCTCTTGCCGCATCTATGCGCTGATAAATGAAATCGCCCCGTTGAAGGTTCTTTATAAAGGAAGCGCTCCCGTATTTGCTAAAACCTTCCCGGTTTTTAAAAATTTTTTTTCTAGTTCCTAATCGCATTGCAACAGAAGAACTCGTTTTTTTTAGATGAGGGGTTCCCCACAGAAATCATACTCATTCTTCATCTGGAGGGAGGGAACGATACTTTCAATGCACAAAAAAGTCTCCTTTTGGTTTTTTCTGAGCAAACCAGATGTGTATTCTCCTGCCTTGCGGCGAGTAAGCATGATAGTGTCTCAAACCGCCATTATGGGGAGAATCTGGAGGACCTGTTAAGGTTATGCGCGCTCCTTGCACAAATTGTCGTACATGCGACGGATTGCCCTGGACAAAAATGCC of the Candidatus Brocadiaceae bacterium genome contains:
- a CDS encoding peptidoglycan recognition protein, whose protein sequence is MKYLSDKNSFGRYSDSEDSFDVLDELVEEEIEKFFIENDKLKQYDVEIEREVDPFIGSIWDWVATQTSVEIIPRSEWGAKSSTCRTSLKLPVAYAFIHHTAGSAPTTQSAEEAKMRAIQRYHQNDRGFCDIGYNFVIMPSGRIYEGRGWDLVGAATKGYNSKSLSFCWAGNHETSRPTTASLDAGRALLNEAMNEGYLTLAFALRGHRDAASTACPGRYLYAGLTKLDPR